From Lepisosteus oculatus isolate fLepOcu1 chromosome 8, fLepOcu1.hap2, whole genome shotgun sequence, one genomic window encodes:
- the map7d3 gene encoding ensconsin isoform X13 produces MAEGAMSLKGMRAQMAAAAQAQAEERRSLTSSSPGLAAPSGGGTKTGAKPVLDGATLRIDDKLRVAKERREEQEKQQAARESQILERERKARLQYARQMEERQKKLEEQRRKEEQRRAAVEEKRKQRQEEEKEHYEAVMRRTLERSQRLEQRQKRWSWGGGPTAELENKAGDPETAPAVDLVPSSPADPQRAEEAEKRSTSTTNLKQADCVISKRLSSSSATLMNSPEKTSASPLQPPRGPLRSRSIDRQKAGPPSSASSEGGADGAQKSEKEKRPPSPAGKRPASPSSVPGRRRSPSPAPAPSSTAKRPTSPAAAKQSPRNRPSSPGGGKQRPPSPQPSATKPPPIQRPALTPTGPPTLRKRDSKPKEGPTVQPVTPQSPEAPASVAPSTKTKEDSSTKAIAGTTSAEEAAKILAENRRLAREQKEREEQQRLQREEEERLRREEERQLAEQEQARREEEEKRLAEEKKREEEENARLAEEERARQELEEQERQAELQQQREEAEARAQEEAEKARQERERKLQQDQQERMERKKRIEEIMKRTRKTDQNDSKRDEKDVQDENGLEMLGAEDETKVFLPVSAEGERSVSEDCAEGDPDQSHLGRERSEHAESTAGDQAAITPGEVEELEGVNGRAEEDDQENNNGTCPEGVSLVPEAQPVDSSFVHVNEDSKVGLLPNLNGKSSSWSFEELIDLGVHSKTTLITVDAINADDCNQNLIDAAGIPDGPRVAFEDKAAVTSLSKPIEAVSDM; encoded by the exons CTGCCGCAGCCCAGGCGCAAGCGGAGGAGCGGCGCAGTCTGACCAGCAGCAGTCCGGGCCTGGCAGCACCTTCAGGGGGTGGCACAAAGACAGGCGCCAAGCCAG TACTTGATGGAGCAACACTAAGGATAGATGACAAGCTGAGAGTGGcaaaggagaggagagaggaacaGGAGAAGCAGCaag CCGCCAGGGAGTCCCAGATCCTGGAGCGGGAGAGGAAGGCCCGGCTGCAGTACGCGCGGCAGATGGAGGAGCGCCAGAAGAAGCTGGAGGAGCAGCGCCGGAAAGAGGAGCAGCGCAGGGCGGCCGTGGAGGAGAAGAGGAAGCAgaggcaggaggaggagaag GAGCACTACGAGGCTGTGATGCGGCGCACGCTGGAGCGCAGCCAGAGGCTGGAGCAGAGGCAGAAGAGGTGGTCCTGGGGAGGAGGTCCGACCGCGGAGTTGGAGAACAAGGCCG GTGATCCTGAGACAGCCCCAGCTGTAGACTTAGTACCTTCTTCTCCAGCAGATCCTCAGAGAGCGGAAGAAG CTGAAAAACGCTCTACATCCACAACGAACCTGAAACAGGCCGATTGTGTAATCAGCAAACGCCTTTCTTCATCCTCCGCCACCCTCATGAATTCACCCGAGAAAA CCTCGGCCAGCCCCCTGCAGCCTCCCCGAGGGCCCCTGCGGAGCCGCAGCATCGACCGGCAAAAGGCTGGCCCCCCCTCCTCCGCCTCTTCGGAAGGCGGCGCGGACGGCGCACAG AAATCGGAGAAGGAGAAGCGACCTCCTTCTCCTGCGGGGAAGCGGCCAGCCTCCCCCTCCAGTGTCCCAGGACGCCGCCGCTCCCCCTCTCCTGCCCCGGCACCCAGCAGCACGGCCAAGAGACCCACTTCGCCAGCCGCCGCCAA GCAGAGTCCACGAAACCGCCCCTCATCTCCCGGCGGAGGTAAACAGCGCCCCCCGTCTCCTCAGCCCTCCGCCACCAAACCGCCCCCCATCCAGCGCCCGGCTCTCACCCCCACTGGGCCTCCCACCCTCCGCAAGAGGGACTCCAAACCCAAAGAGGGCCCCACGGTGCAGCCGGTCACCCCACAGTCGCCCGAGGCCCCGGCCAGTGTGGCCCCCAGCACCAAGACCAAAGAGG ACTCCAGCACCAAAGCTATAGCAGGGACCACGTCAGCCGAGGAGGCGGCTAAGATCCTGGCGGAGAACCGGCGCCTGGCCCGGGAGCAGAAGGAACGAGAGGAGCAGCAGAGgctgcagagagaggaggaagagag GCTccggagagaggaggagaggcagCTGGCGGAGCAGGAGCAGGCGCGGcgcgaggaagaggagaagcGGCTGGCGGAGGagaagaagagggaggaggaggagaacgCGCGCTTGGCTGAGGAGGAGAGAGCcaggcaggagctggaggagcaggagagaCAGGCTGAGCTGCAACAGCAG CGAGAGGAGGCCGAGGCGCGGGCGCAGGAGGAGGCGGAGAAGGCcaggcaggagagggagaggaagctGCAGCAGGACCAGCAGGAGCGCATGGAGCGGAAGAAG AGGATTGAAGAAATAATGAAGAGGACAAGAAAAACGGACCAAAACGATTCAAAG AGAGATGAGAAGGATGTGCAGGATGAGAACGGACTGGAGATGCTGGGCGCAGAAGATGAAACCAAAG TCTTCCTGCCTGTCTctgcagagggagagaggagcgtGTCGGAGGACTGTGCCGAAGGGGACCCGGATCAGAGCCACCTGGGACGTGAACGCAGCGAGCATGCAGAGAGCACAGCGGGGGACCAGGCAGCCATTACCCCTGGGGaggtggaggagctggaggGCGTGAACGGGAGGGCAGAGGAGGATGACCAGGAGAACAACAATGGGACATGTCCTGAGGGAGTCAG TTTGGTGCCTGAAGCCCAGCCAGTGGATTCCTCGTTTGTGCACGTTAATGAAGACTCCAAAGTGGGGCTGCTGCCCAATCTCAATGGGAAGTCCAGCTCCTGGAGCTTTGAGGAGCTCATAGATCTGGGAGTCCACTCCAAAACCACACTAATTACTGTAGACGCCATTAATGCTGATGACTGTAACCAAAACCTAATAGATGCTGCAGGCATTCCTGACGGACCTAGAGTGGCATTTGAAGACAAGGCTGCAGTGACCTCATTGAGTAAGCCCATTGAAGCCGTTTCAG ACAtgtga
- the map7d3 gene encoding ensconsin isoform X10, with amino-acid sequence MAEGAMSLKGMRAQMAAAAQAQAEERRSLTSSSPGLAAPSGGGTKTGAKPVLDGATLRIDDKLRVAKERREEQEKQQAARESQILERERKARLQYARQMEERQKKLEEQRRKEEQRRAAVEEKRKQRQEEEKEHYEAVMRRTLERSQRLEQRQKRWSWGGGPTAELENKAGDPETAPAVDLVPSSPADPQRAEEAEKRSTSTTNLKQADCVISKRLSSSSATLMNSPEKSAKRRSSSLNRLPSKAPAKEPQKQSEEQQTASASPLQPPRGPLRSRSIDRQKAGPPSSASSEGGADGAQKSEKEKRPPSPAGKRPASPSSVPGRRRSPSPAPAPSSTAKRPTSPAAAKQSPRNRPSSPGGGKQRPPSPQPSATKPPPIQRPALTPTGPPTLRKRDSKPKEGPTVQPVTPQSPEAPASVAPSTKTKEDSSTKAIAGTTSAEEAAKILAENRRLAREQKEREEQQRLQREEEERLRREEERQLAEQEQARREEEEKRLAEEKKREEEENARLAEEERARQELEEQERQAELQQQREEAEARAQEEAEKARQERERKLQQDQQERMERKKRIEEIMKRTRKTDQNDSKRDEKDVQDENGLEMLGAEDETKVFLPVSAEGERSVSEDCAEGDPDQSHLGRERSEHAESTAGDQAAITPGEVEELEGVNGRAEEDDQENNNGTCPEGVSLVPEAQPVDSSFVHVNEDSKVGLLPNLNGKSSSWSFEELIDLGVHSKTTLITVDAINADDCNQNLIDAAGIPDGPRVAFEDKAAVTSLSKPIEAVSDM; translated from the exons CTGCCGCAGCCCAGGCGCAAGCGGAGGAGCGGCGCAGTCTGACCAGCAGCAGTCCGGGCCTGGCAGCACCTTCAGGGGGTGGCACAAAGACAGGCGCCAAGCCAG TACTTGATGGAGCAACACTAAGGATAGATGACAAGCTGAGAGTGGcaaaggagaggagagaggaacaGGAGAAGCAGCaag CCGCCAGGGAGTCCCAGATCCTGGAGCGGGAGAGGAAGGCCCGGCTGCAGTACGCGCGGCAGATGGAGGAGCGCCAGAAGAAGCTGGAGGAGCAGCGCCGGAAAGAGGAGCAGCGCAGGGCGGCCGTGGAGGAGAAGAGGAAGCAgaggcaggaggaggagaag GAGCACTACGAGGCTGTGATGCGGCGCACGCTGGAGCGCAGCCAGAGGCTGGAGCAGAGGCAGAAGAGGTGGTCCTGGGGAGGAGGTCCGACCGCGGAGTTGGAGAACAAGGCCG GTGATCCTGAGACAGCCCCAGCTGTAGACTTAGTACCTTCTTCTCCAGCAGATCCTCAGAGAGCGGAAGAAG CTGAAAAACGCTCTACATCCACAACGAACCTGAAACAGGCCGATTGTGTAATCAGCAAACGCCTTTCTTCATCCTCCGCCACCCTCATGAATTCACCCGAGAAAA GTGCTAAAAGGAGGAGCTCCTCTCTCAATCGATTGCCTAGTAAGGCCCCTGCTAAGGAACCCCAAAAGCAGTCCGAGGAGCAGCAGACAG CCTCGGCCAGCCCCCTGCAGCCTCCCCGAGGGCCCCTGCGGAGCCGCAGCATCGACCGGCAAAAGGCTGGCCCCCCCTCCTCCGCCTCTTCGGAAGGCGGCGCGGACGGCGCACAG AAATCGGAGAAGGAGAAGCGACCTCCTTCTCCTGCGGGGAAGCGGCCAGCCTCCCCCTCCAGTGTCCCAGGACGCCGCCGCTCCCCCTCTCCTGCCCCGGCACCCAGCAGCACGGCCAAGAGACCCACTTCGCCAGCCGCCGCCAA GCAGAGTCCACGAAACCGCCCCTCATCTCCCGGCGGAGGTAAACAGCGCCCCCCGTCTCCTCAGCCCTCCGCCACCAAACCGCCCCCCATCCAGCGCCCGGCTCTCACCCCCACTGGGCCTCCCACCCTCCGCAAGAGGGACTCCAAACCCAAAGAGGGCCCCACGGTGCAGCCGGTCACCCCACAGTCGCCCGAGGCCCCGGCCAGTGTGGCCCCCAGCACCAAGACCAAAGAGG ACTCCAGCACCAAAGCTATAGCAGGGACCACGTCAGCCGAGGAGGCGGCTAAGATCCTGGCGGAGAACCGGCGCCTGGCCCGGGAGCAGAAGGAACGAGAGGAGCAGCAGAGgctgcagagagaggaggaagagag GCTccggagagaggaggagaggcagCTGGCGGAGCAGGAGCAGGCGCGGcgcgaggaagaggagaagcGGCTGGCGGAGGagaagaagagggaggaggaggagaacgCGCGCTTGGCTGAGGAGGAGAGAGCcaggcaggagctggaggagcaggagagaCAGGCTGAGCTGCAACAGCAG CGAGAGGAGGCCGAGGCGCGGGCGCAGGAGGAGGCGGAGAAGGCcaggcaggagagggagaggaagctGCAGCAGGACCAGCAGGAGCGCATGGAGCGGAAGAAG AGGATTGAAGAAATAATGAAGAGGACAAGAAAAACGGACCAAAACGATTCAAAG AGAGATGAGAAGGATGTGCAGGATGAGAACGGACTGGAGATGCTGGGCGCAGAAGATGAAACCAAAG TCTTCCTGCCTGTCTctgcagagggagagaggagcgtGTCGGAGGACTGTGCCGAAGGGGACCCGGATCAGAGCCACCTGGGACGTGAACGCAGCGAGCATGCAGAGAGCACAGCGGGGGACCAGGCAGCCATTACCCCTGGGGaggtggaggagctggaggGCGTGAACGGGAGGGCAGAGGAGGATGACCAGGAGAACAACAATGGGACATGTCCTGAGGGAGTCAG TTTGGTGCCTGAAGCCCAGCCAGTGGATTCCTCGTTTGTGCACGTTAATGAAGACTCCAAAGTGGGGCTGCTGCCCAATCTCAATGGGAAGTCCAGCTCCTGGAGCTTTGAGGAGCTCATAGATCTGGGAGTCCACTCCAAAACCACACTAATTACTGTAGACGCCATTAATGCTGATGACTGTAACCAAAACCTAATAGATGCTGCAGGCATTCCTGACGGACCTAGAGTGGCATTTGAAGACAAGGCTGCAGTGACCTCATTGAGTAAGCCCATTGAAGCCGTTTCAG ACAtgtga
- the map7d3 gene encoding ensconsin isoform X2, with translation MAEGAMSLKGMRAQMAAAAQAQAEERRSLTSSSPGLAAPSGGGTKTGAKPVLDGATLRIDDKLRVAKERREEQEKQQAARESQILERERKARLQYARQMEERQKKLEEQRRKEEQRRAAVEEKRKQRQEEEKEHYEAVMRRTLERSQRLEQRQKRWSWGGGPTAELENKAGDPETAPAVDLVPSSPADPQRAEEAEKRSTSTTNLKQADCVISKRLSSSSATLMNSPEKSAKRRSSSLNRLPSKAPAKEPQKQSEEQQTGSAAKKRSSSLTRVGNRSQASPKLEKGTKEEQARRTLAGPLDSGVISRLLTPTQASLARSKSTAALSADGADPPESHLCPRSASASPLQPPRGPLRSRSIDRQKAGPPSSASSEGGADGAQKSEKEKRPPSPAGKRPASPSSVPGRRRSPSPAPAPSSTAKRPTSPAAAKQSPRNRPSSPGGGKQRPPSPQPSATKPPPIQRPALTPTGPPTLRKRDSKPKEGPTVQPVTPQSPEAPASVAPSTKTKEDSSTKAIAGTTSAEEAAKILAENRRLAREQKEREEQQRLQREEEERLRREEERQLAEQEQARREEEEKRLAEEKKREEEENARLAEEERARQELEEQERQAELQQQREEAEARAQEEAEKARQERERKLQQDQQERMERKKRIEEIMKRTRKTDQNDSKRDEKDVQDENGLEMLGAEDETKEGERSVSEDCAEGDPDQSHLGRERSEHAESTAGDQAAITPGEVEELEGVNGRAEEDDQENNNGTCPEGVSLVPEAQPVDSSFVHVNEDSKVGLLPNLNGKSSSWSFEELIDLGVHSKTTLITVDAINADDCNQNLIDAAGIPDGPRVAFEDKAAVTSLSKPIEAVSDM, from the exons CTGCCGCAGCCCAGGCGCAAGCGGAGGAGCGGCGCAGTCTGACCAGCAGCAGTCCGGGCCTGGCAGCACCTTCAGGGGGTGGCACAAAGACAGGCGCCAAGCCAG TACTTGATGGAGCAACACTAAGGATAGATGACAAGCTGAGAGTGGcaaaggagaggagagaggaacaGGAGAAGCAGCaag CCGCCAGGGAGTCCCAGATCCTGGAGCGGGAGAGGAAGGCCCGGCTGCAGTACGCGCGGCAGATGGAGGAGCGCCAGAAGAAGCTGGAGGAGCAGCGCCGGAAAGAGGAGCAGCGCAGGGCGGCCGTGGAGGAGAAGAGGAAGCAgaggcaggaggaggagaag GAGCACTACGAGGCTGTGATGCGGCGCACGCTGGAGCGCAGCCAGAGGCTGGAGCAGAGGCAGAAGAGGTGGTCCTGGGGAGGAGGTCCGACCGCGGAGTTGGAGAACAAGGCCG GTGATCCTGAGACAGCCCCAGCTGTAGACTTAGTACCTTCTTCTCCAGCAGATCCTCAGAGAGCGGAAGAAG CTGAAAAACGCTCTACATCCACAACGAACCTGAAACAGGCCGATTGTGTAATCAGCAAACGCCTTTCTTCATCCTCCGCCACCCTCATGAATTCACCCGAGAAAA GTGCTAAAAGGAGGAGCTCCTCTCTCAATCGATTGCCTAGTAAGGCCCCTGCTAAGGAACCCCAAAAGCAGTCCGAGGAGCAGCAGACAG GCTCTGCTGCGAAGAAGAGGAGCTCCTCTCTCACTAGAGTGGGGAATAGATCGCAGGCGTCCCCCAAGCTAGAGAAAGGGACAAAGGAGGAGCAAG CACGCCGTACCCTGGCCGGCCCCCTGGACAGCGGGGTCATCAGCCGCCTGCTCACGCCCACGCAAGCCTCCTTAGCTAGGAGCAAGAGCACCGCTGCCCTGTCAGCTGACGGAGCAGACCCGCCAG AGTCTCACCTCTGTCCTCGTTCAGCCTCGGCCAGCCCCCTGCAGCCTCCCCGAGGGCCCCTGCGGAGCCGCAGCATCGACCGGCAAAAGGCTGGCCCCCCCTCCTCCGCCTCTTCGGAAGGCGGCGCGGACGGCGCACAG AAATCGGAGAAGGAGAAGCGACCTCCTTCTCCTGCGGGGAAGCGGCCAGCCTCCCCCTCCAGTGTCCCAGGACGCCGCCGCTCCCCCTCTCCTGCCCCGGCACCCAGCAGCACGGCCAAGAGACCCACTTCGCCAGCCGCCGCCAA GCAGAGTCCACGAAACCGCCCCTCATCTCCCGGCGGAGGTAAACAGCGCCCCCCGTCTCCTCAGCCCTCCGCCACCAAACCGCCCCCCATCCAGCGCCCGGCTCTCACCCCCACTGGGCCTCCCACCCTCCGCAAGAGGGACTCCAAACCCAAAGAGGGCCCCACGGTGCAGCCGGTCACCCCACAGTCGCCCGAGGCCCCGGCCAGTGTGGCCCCCAGCACCAAGACCAAAGAGG ACTCCAGCACCAAAGCTATAGCAGGGACCACGTCAGCCGAGGAGGCGGCTAAGATCCTGGCGGAGAACCGGCGCCTGGCCCGGGAGCAGAAGGAACGAGAGGAGCAGCAGAGgctgcagagagaggaggaagagag GCTccggagagaggaggagaggcagCTGGCGGAGCAGGAGCAGGCGCGGcgcgaggaagaggagaagcGGCTGGCGGAGGagaagaagagggaggaggaggagaacgCGCGCTTGGCTGAGGAGGAGAGAGCcaggcaggagctggaggagcaggagagaCAGGCTGAGCTGCAACAGCAG CGAGAGGAGGCCGAGGCGCGGGCGCAGGAGGAGGCGGAGAAGGCcaggcaggagagggagaggaagctGCAGCAGGACCAGCAGGAGCGCATGGAGCGGAAGAAG AGGATTGAAGAAATAATGAAGAGGACAAGAAAAACGGACCAAAACGATTCAAAG AGAGATGAGAAGGATGTGCAGGATGAGAACGGACTGGAGATGCTGGGCGCAGAAGATGAAACCAAAG agggagagaggagcgtGTCGGAGGACTGTGCCGAAGGGGACCCGGATCAGAGCCACCTGGGACGTGAACGCAGCGAGCATGCAGAGAGCACAGCGGGGGACCAGGCAGCCATTACCCCTGGGGaggtggaggagctggaggGCGTGAACGGGAGGGCAGAGGAGGATGACCAGGAGAACAACAATGGGACATGTCCTGAGGGAGTCAG TTTGGTGCCTGAAGCCCAGCCAGTGGATTCCTCGTTTGTGCACGTTAATGAAGACTCCAAAGTGGGGCTGCTGCCCAATCTCAATGGGAAGTCCAGCTCCTGGAGCTTTGAGGAGCTCATAGATCTGGGAGTCCACTCCAAAACCACACTAATTACTGTAGACGCCATTAATGCTGATGACTGTAACCAAAACCTAATAGATGCTGCAGGCATTCCTGACGGACCTAGAGTGGCATTTGAAGACAAGGCTGCAGTGACCTCATTGAGTAAGCCCATTGAAGCCGTTTCAG ACAtgtga
- the map7d3 gene encoding ensconsin isoform X1, with protein MAEGAMSLKGMRAQMAAAAQAQAEERRSLTSSSPGLAAPSGGGTKTGAKPVLDGATLRIDDKLRVAKERREEQEKQQAARESQILERERKARLQYARQMEERQKKLEEQRRKEEQRRAAVEEKRKQRQEEEKEHYEAVMRRTLERSQRLEQRQKRWSWGGGPTAELENKAGDPETAPAVDLVPSSPADPQRAEEAEKRSTSTTNLKQADCVISKRLSSSSATLMNSPEKSAKRRSSSLNRLPSKAPAKEPQKQSEEQQTGSAAKKRSSSLTRVGNRSQASPKLEKGTKEEQARRTLAGPLDSGVISRLLTPTQASLARSKSTAALSADGADPPESHLCPRSASASPLQPPRGPLRSRSIDRQKAGPPSSASSEGGADGAQKSEKEKRPPSPAGKRPASPSSVPGRRRSPSPAPAPSSTAKRPTSPAAAKQSPRNRPSSPGGGKQRPPSPQPSATKPPPIQRPALTPTGPPTLRKRDSKPKEGPTVQPVTPQSPEAPASVAPSTKTKEDSSTKAIAGTTSAEEAAKILAENRRLAREQKEREEQQRLQREEEERLRREEERQLAEQEQARREEEEKRLAEEKKREEEENARLAEEERARQELEEQERQAELQQQREEAEARAQEEAEKARQERERKLQQDQQERMERKKRIEEIMKRTRKTDQNDSKRDEKDVQDENGLEMLGAEDETKVFLPVSAEGERSVSEDCAEGDPDQSHLGRERSEHAESTAGDQAAITPGEVEELEGVNGRAEEDDQENNNGTCPEGVSLVPEAQPVDSSFVHVNEDSKVGLLPNLNGKSSSWSFEELIDLGVHSKTTLITVDAINADDCNQNLIDAAGIPDGPRVAFEDKAAVTSLSKPIEAVSDM; from the exons CTGCCGCAGCCCAGGCGCAAGCGGAGGAGCGGCGCAGTCTGACCAGCAGCAGTCCGGGCCTGGCAGCACCTTCAGGGGGTGGCACAAAGACAGGCGCCAAGCCAG TACTTGATGGAGCAACACTAAGGATAGATGACAAGCTGAGAGTGGcaaaggagaggagagaggaacaGGAGAAGCAGCaag CCGCCAGGGAGTCCCAGATCCTGGAGCGGGAGAGGAAGGCCCGGCTGCAGTACGCGCGGCAGATGGAGGAGCGCCAGAAGAAGCTGGAGGAGCAGCGCCGGAAAGAGGAGCAGCGCAGGGCGGCCGTGGAGGAGAAGAGGAAGCAgaggcaggaggaggagaag GAGCACTACGAGGCTGTGATGCGGCGCACGCTGGAGCGCAGCCAGAGGCTGGAGCAGAGGCAGAAGAGGTGGTCCTGGGGAGGAGGTCCGACCGCGGAGTTGGAGAACAAGGCCG GTGATCCTGAGACAGCCCCAGCTGTAGACTTAGTACCTTCTTCTCCAGCAGATCCTCAGAGAGCGGAAGAAG CTGAAAAACGCTCTACATCCACAACGAACCTGAAACAGGCCGATTGTGTAATCAGCAAACGCCTTTCTTCATCCTCCGCCACCCTCATGAATTCACCCGAGAAAA GTGCTAAAAGGAGGAGCTCCTCTCTCAATCGATTGCCTAGTAAGGCCCCTGCTAAGGAACCCCAAAAGCAGTCCGAGGAGCAGCAGACAG GCTCTGCTGCGAAGAAGAGGAGCTCCTCTCTCACTAGAGTGGGGAATAGATCGCAGGCGTCCCCCAAGCTAGAGAAAGGGACAAAGGAGGAGCAAG CACGCCGTACCCTGGCCGGCCCCCTGGACAGCGGGGTCATCAGCCGCCTGCTCACGCCCACGCAAGCCTCCTTAGCTAGGAGCAAGAGCACCGCTGCCCTGTCAGCTGACGGAGCAGACCCGCCAG AGTCTCACCTCTGTCCTCGTTCAGCCTCGGCCAGCCCCCTGCAGCCTCCCCGAGGGCCCCTGCGGAGCCGCAGCATCGACCGGCAAAAGGCTGGCCCCCCCTCCTCCGCCTCTTCGGAAGGCGGCGCGGACGGCGCACAG AAATCGGAGAAGGAGAAGCGACCTCCTTCTCCTGCGGGGAAGCGGCCAGCCTCCCCCTCCAGTGTCCCAGGACGCCGCCGCTCCCCCTCTCCTGCCCCGGCACCCAGCAGCACGGCCAAGAGACCCACTTCGCCAGCCGCCGCCAA GCAGAGTCCACGAAACCGCCCCTCATCTCCCGGCGGAGGTAAACAGCGCCCCCCGTCTCCTCAGCCCTCCGCCACCAAACCGCCCCCCATCCAGCGCCCGGCTCTCACCCCCACTGGGCCTCCCACCCTCCGCAAGAGGGACTCCAAACCCAAAGAGGGCCCCACGGTGCAGCCGGTCACCCCACAGTCGCCCGAGGCCCCGGCCAGTGTGGCCCCCAGCACCAAGACCAAAGAGG ACTCCAGCACCAAAGCTATAGCAGGGACCACGTCAGCCGAGGAGGCGGCTAAGATCCTGGCGGAGAACCGGCGCCTGGCCCGGGAGCAGAAGGAACGAGAGGAGCAGCAGAGgctgcagagagaggaggaagagag GCTccggagagaggaggagaggcagCTGGCGGAGCAGGAGCAGGCGCGGcgcgaggaagaggagaagcGGCTGGCGGAGGagaagaagagggaggaggaggagaacgCGCGCTTGGCTGAGGAGGAGAGAGCcaggcaggagctggaggagcaggagagaCAGGCTGAGCTGCAACAGCAG CGAGAGGAGGCCGAGGCGCGGGCGCAGGAGGAGGCGGAGAAGGCcaggcaggagagggagaggaagctGCAGCAGGACCAGCAGGAGCGCATGGAGCGGAAGAAG AGGATTGAAGAAATAATGAAGAGGACAAGAAAAACGGACCAAAACGATTCAAAG AGAGATGAGAAGGATGTGCAGGATGAGAACGGACTGGAGATGCTGGGCGCAGAAGATGAAACCAAAG TCTTCCTGCCTGTCTctgcagagggagagaggagcgtGTCGGAGGACTGTGCCGAAGGGGACCCGGATCAGAGCCACCTGGGACGTGAACGCAGCGAGCATGCAGAGAGCACAGCGGGGGACCAGGCAGCCATTACCCCTGGGGaggtggaggagctggaggGCGTGAACGGGAGGGCAGAGGAGGATGACCAGGAGAACAACAATGGGACATGTCCTGAGGGAGTCAG TTTGGTGCCTGAAGCCCAGCCAGTGGATTCCTCGTTTGTGCACGTTAATGAAGACTCCAAAGTGGGGCTGCTGCCCAATCTCAATGGGAAGTCCAGCTCCTGGAGCTTTGAGGAGCTCATAGATCTGGGAGTCCACTCCAAAACCACACTAATTACTGTAGACGCCATTAATGCTGATGACTGTAACCAAAACCTAATAGATGCTGCAGGCATTCCTGACGGACCTAGAGTGGCATTTGAAGACAAGGCTGCAGTGACCTCATTGAGTAAGCCCATTGAAGCCGTTTCAG ACAtgtga